Proteins found in one Diorhabda sublineata isolate icDioSubl1.1 chromosome 9, icDioSubl1.1, whole genome shotgun sequence genomic segment:
- the LOC130448991 gene encoding ABC transporter F family member 4-like has product MENSKLKLKKEEDRRRTVEEEVRRKEEEEEERRKFEWELIQRQKKNKKINRSADRITQSTILEEEKEEEKEQETGGDESSEGALLKKIMFGSESGKKRERQESRVEGEIENKKEKKEGEEEEIDNKILEIKNMVGGDKKLIKKLEELGELISNKNLRKVGMRYRECTEEEEKLRKKEKTKKIMKEIDAGDGEYEVWERLAGEEWEEEVYKKQSGRRKEWRMF; this is encoded by the coding sequence atggaaaattcaaaacttaAACTTAAGAAGGAAGAGGACAGAAGAAGGACTGTGGAAGAAGAAGTCAggagaaaagaagaagaggaagaagaaagaagGAAATTCGAATGGGAACTGATACAAagacaaaagaaaaacaaaaaaataaacagaagcGCGGACAGGATCACACAATCAACGATATTGGAAGAAGAGAAAGAAGAGGAGAAAGAACAAGAAACAGGAGGAGACGAAAGTAGCGAAGGGGCGCTACTTAAGAAAATTATGTTTGGATCAGAATCGGGGAAAAAAAGGGAAAGGCAAGAAAGTAGAGTAGAGGGagaaattgagaataaaaaagaaaaaaaagagggAGAGGAGGAGGAAATAGACAATAAAATTCTGGAGATTAAAAACATGGTGGGAGgggataaaaaattaataaaaaaattggaggaGCTGGGGGAACTTATATCTAATAAAAATCTGAGAAAAGTGGGAATGAGGTACAGGGAATGCACGGAAGAGgaagaaaaactaagaaaaaaggagaaaacaaaaaaaattatgaaggaAATAGATGCAGGGGATGGGGAATATGAGGTATGGGAAAGATTAGCGGGGGAAGAATGGGAAGAGGAGGtgtataaaaaacaaagtgGGAGAAGGAAAGAGTGGAGAATGTTTTGA